One window of the Vigna radiata var. radiata cultivar VC1973A chromosome 1, Vradiata_ver6, whole genome shotgun sequence genome contains the following:
- the LOC106770650 gene encoding protein OSB3, chloroplastic/mitochondrial → MNGWVLRQFGKGGRDSSVSPLILLLRSYRTRLSKPTPPEIPFQPKLANAVDLIGQLLTPPQFHESPEGNAWATAVITRQESPSSPFLSIPLLFKGDLAHTAKCHLKLNDFIHIAGNLTTDDGHPLHPQQNHHQSNIQVMVQTLNFVQGYPQLNTTSASSTTKILPFSQSEKHDINPSRKNIRAKKSKELDKDNSWKDLLDNPVEWWDLRSTEENPKGAAFERKTNGELLFINSSTPKWVHEKLELVTIDLKPEPKQSISSAKKSPDSSMSSWIDLLDKPKQWYDFRDSKQNGLVHPKHPDFKRKDGSVSLWLGKGETWILPTLKGLEFEVPVLKSKKAKDSKGGDVYWNDLVQNPAKWWDNRVNKRNKKAPDFKHKETGEVLWLNSSPSWVLDKLPPVKPKQSVETDRKSTLVS, encoded by the exons ATGAATGGTTGGGTGCTACGACAGTTTGGCAAAGGTGGCCGGGATTCTTCGGTTTCCCCTCTCATTCTTCTTCTCCGTTCCTACCGCACTCGCCTCTCCAAACCCACCCCACCGGAGATTCCTTTTCAGCCCAAACTGGCTAACGCCGTCGATCTAATCGGTCAGCTTCTCACGCCTCCTCAGTTCCACGAATCTCCCGAAGGCAACGCCTGGGCCACCGCCGTCATCACGCGCCAAGAGTCCCCTTCTTCTCCTTTCCTCTC GATTCCGCTTCTATTCAAGGGTGACCTCGCTCATACCGCCAAATGCCATCTCAAACTCAATGATTTCATCCACATTGCTGGAAATCTCACCACTGATGATGGTCATCCACTACACCCCCAACAAAACCACCATCAAAGCAATATCCAG GTTATGGTGCAAACCCTGAACTTTGTTCAAGGATATCCCCAACTCAACACTACATCCGCATCTTCAACCACCAAAATACTTCCTTTCTCCC AAAGTGAGAAGCATGACATCAATCCATCAAGGAAGAATATCCGTGCCAAGAAGAGTAAAGAGCTGGACAAAGACAATTCTTGGAAGGATCTCCTTGATAACCCCGTTGAATGGTGGGATCTGCGTTCAACAGAG GAGAATCCAAAAGGTGCAGCTTTTGAAAGAAAGACAAATGGTGAATTACTCTTTATCAATAGCTCAACTCCCAAATGGGTCCATGAGAaattagagttggtgacaattGATTTGAAACCTGAACCAAAACAATCAATAT CCTCTGCGAAGAAAAGCCCAGATTCTTCAATGAGTTCTTGGATAGACCTTTTAGATAAGCCAAAGCAGTGGTATGATTTCCGTGACAGCAAACAAAATGGATTG GTACATCCAAAGCACCCTGATTTCAAGCGCAAGGATGGCAGTGTTTCCCTCTGGCTTGGCAAGGGTGAAACATGGATTTTACCCACACTGAAAGGGCTTGAATTTGAAGTTCCCGTTCTTAAATCCAAAAAAGCAAAGGATAGTAAAG GTGGTGATGTGTACTGGAATGATTTGGTGCAAAATCCGGCTAAATGGTGGGATAATAGAGTAAATAAG AGGAATAAAAAAGCTCCTGATTTCAAGCACAAAGAAACTGGTGAAGTGCTGTGGCTTAATTCTTCACCAAGTTGGGTGTTAGACAAATTGCCACCCGTGAAGCCTAAACAAAGTGTAGAAACTGACAGGAAATCGACACTGGTTTCATAA
- the LOC106770641 gene encoding ectonucleotide pyrophosphatase/phosphodiesterase family member 3 — protein sequence MGVEEEAASRTPLLSGRNPSSWTYGSILVVASMWLLTALLLALYFSSDPVSSSPLPHPVVILVSSDGFRFGYQFKTPTPNIHRLIQNGTEAETGLIXVFPTLTFPNHYSIVTGLYPPHHGIVNNVFYDPITAEKFSMSNHDPKWWLGQPLWETALLNGLSAAAYFWPGSEVHKGPWNCPEAFCXXYNGSVPFEERVDTVLSYFDLPPHQIPSFIXLYXXXPDXQGHQVGPDXSEIXDAVARIDAXIGRLIQGLEHRGVFEDVHVILVGDHGMVGTCDTKLISLVDLAPWXQIPXXWIXYTTPLLXIRPPPSVDPAYVVAKINEGLXSGKVENGGRLKVYLKEDLPERLHYSDSDRXTPIVGLADEGFKVQLNRTGKKECGGAHGYDNAFFSMRXIFIGHGPRFPRGRKIPSFENVQIYNLVTSILDXKGAPNDGSATFPDSVLLPTT from the coding sequence ATGGGGGTGGAAGAAGAAGCAGCTTCAAGAACTCCGTTGCTCTCCGGTAGAAACCCTTCCTCTTGGACATATGGCAGCATTCTGGTGGTGGCTTCCATGTGGCTCCTGACGGCCTTGCTCCTGGCCCTGTACTTCTCCTCAGACCCTGTCTCCTCCTCGCCCCTCCCTCACCCCGTCGTCATCCTCGTTTCCTCCGACGGCTTCCGTTTCGGATACCAGTTCAAAACNCCCACTCCCAACATCCACCGTTTGATTCAGAACGGCACGGAGGCTGAGACCGGCCTCATCNCCGTCTTCCCCACCCTCACGTTCCCCAATCACTACTCCATCGTCACCGGCCTCTACCCTCCCCACCATGGCATTGTCAACAACGTCTTCTACGACCCCATTACCGCCGAAAAGTTCTCCATGAGCAACCACGACCCCAAGTGGTGGCTTGGCCAGCCACTTTGGGAGACCGCCCTCCTCAACGGCCTCTCCGCCGCCGCCTACTTCTGGCCAGGCTCCGAGGTCCACAAAGGCCCCTGGAATTGCCCCGAGGCCTTCTGCCNANTCTACAATGGCTCTGTCCCCTTTGAGGAAAGAGTCGACACCGTTTTGAGCTACTTCGATTTACCTCCTCACCAAATACCCTCTTTCATTNCTCTCTATTTNNAGGANCCTGATCANCAGGGTCACCAGGTTGGACCTGATGNTTCTGAGATCANTGATGCTGTTGCCAGAATCGACGCCNTGATAGGGAGGCTCATCCAGGGCTTGGAACACAGAGGCGTTTTCGAGGATGTTCATGTTATTTTGGTCGGTGACCATGGCATGGTAGGTACGTGCGACACAAAGCTTATCTCTTTGGTTGATTTGGCACCTTGGNTCCAGATTCCTCNANATTGGATCNAGTATACCACCCCATTGCTGNCTATTCGCCCTCCTCCTTCCGTTGACCCAGCGTATGTTGTTGCTAAGATTAACGAAGGGTTGAGNTCTGGGAAGGTCGAGAATGGGGGGAGGTTGAAGGTTTATCTGAAGGAGGATTTGCCTGAGAGGCTTCATTATTCNGACAGCGATCGGNTTACGCCCATTGTTGGTTTGGCNGACGAGGGTTTCAAGGTTCAGTTGAATCGAACCGGTAAGAAGGAATGTGGCGGTGCTCATGGTTACGACAATGCGTTTTTCTCNATGAGGNCTATTTTTATTGGACATGGTCCTAGGTTTCCCAGAGGAAGGAAGATACCCTCCTTTGAGAATGTTCAGATTTATAATCTGGTTACTTCCATTCTTGACATNAAGGGTGCGCCCAATGATGGCTCTGCCACGTTTCCGGATTCTGTTCTTCTGCCTACTACNTGA